TCTACAGCTCCGGTCGAAGCCGGTGAGAAGTACGACGTAACAATTGAAGATATCGCAAGAGAAGGCGACGGAATCGCAAGAGTAAGCGGCTTTGTCATCTTCGTACCTGAAACCCAAGTCGGCGATGAAGTTACAATCGAAGTAACAAAAGTAATGCGCAAGTTCGCTTTCGGACAGATTGCAGAATAACTGCACTGACCTTTTTAATATCAATTTGAAGGATCTTTCCTTCAATCTTTTTCTTTTCTTAGTAAAACCCTAACCCGGAATTCAGCAATAGTTTCCGGATAAAACGAAAAACATTTTTAGCATCTATTTGATGCAAAATTAAGAAGAAGATAAAATGAGCTTAAAGCTCATTATTTCAGGTATCCCCTGTTTTCGAGCCAGTTTGCCTGCGGCCTTGTATACTTCCAAATGACGTCTGCTTTTTCATCCTGGAATGACCACGGAGTAGCAATTACGATGTCCCCTTCATGAACCCACATTCTCTTCTTTTTTGACCCGGGGATCCTGCCCATACGGACATTTCCGTCCATACACTGCAGTCTTACCCTGTTTGCTCCAAGAAGCCTTGAGACTGTTGCAAGAACTTCGTTCTTTTCCTTACGTGGAATCCTTACACGTACTACCTGGGGTGCACCATCGGATTTACTGCCTGCGTTACTTTTCCTTTTCCTGCTGTTATAGTTCGCCAGATTAATACCTCTATTTATATCAGATTATTTAGTCTATTATTATCAAAAGAATATTTCATGGGCCTGGAGAACTGATATGGAACCAGGTTCAAACCATAAAAATATCCGTTATTAATTAAAGTTGATATCTGCAATTATTAAAAACCGGACTGAATTCTACTACCGTATGCAGATCACCTATGTGCATACCTATAATACTCACCCTATATAAGTTGAATTGAAAAAGTGAGTAAATACCGGAAATTTTTCCGGTAAAGCATCAAAAGTCATTCCTTTTTCAGGAAACTTACTTGTTATCCTCGGCAAGCATAAGTTTTACAAGACCTGCCGCTACATCAAGAGATGTATAGTCTTCTTCAAGTAAAGTTTCCACCCAATGCACATATTTTCCGAGATGACCCTCATCAATGGTATCCTTTACCTTTTGTGAGAGCAGATTGGCCCTGATGTCCTCAGCATCGCTTCTTGAAGGCACTTTCTTACGGGAGATCTTTACCTTGGTATATTTCTGGATATTCTTTAACTTGTACATCTCCTTGCCTGATACAAAAGTAAAGGCAACTCCCTGTCTTCCTGCTCTTCCGGTTCTTCCTATGCGATGTACATATGACTCTTCGTCCTGGGGCACATTGTAATTGAATACAAGTTCTATATTCTCCACATCTATTCCCCTGGCAGCCACATCTGTTGCAACAAGTGTCTCTATATCCCCCTTCCTGAAATTGGCCATTACCCGTTCCCGTTGCTGTTGCTTCATATCCCCATGGAGACCGTCAGCCAGATAGCCTCTTGATTTGAGTGTCTCAACAAGTTGATCCACACCCTTTTTTGTGTTACAGAATACTAATGAGGATTTTGCATCATAGATATCTATGAGTCTGCAGAGAACTTCGGGTCTTGCATGAGGCTTTACTTCAAAATAGGCCTGTTCCACATTGGGTACTGTAAGTTTTTTGTGGATGGTCTTTACGACCTGCGGATCTTTCTGATAGCGCTTGGTCAGTTTCATTATGGCACGAGGCATTGTAGCCGAGAAGAGTATGGTCTGCCTTGTGGTAGGAACATTATTGAGGATTATTTCAATATCCTCCCTGAAACCCATGTCCAGCATCTCATCCGCTTCGTCCAGTACGACCATGGACACATTATCAATCCTCAGTGTTTTGCGTTCGATGTGGTCGAGTATCCTGCCAGGAGTACCTATTACTATCTGGACACCTTTTTTCAGAGCCCTGATCTGCCTGTTTATGCTCTGTCCGCCATATACCGGAAGGATCTTGATATCCTTATATTTGGAAAGCTTGTTCAGCTCGTCAGCAACCTGGTTCGCAAGTTCTCTAGTGGGACAAAGCACAAGGACCTGTACCCTCCTGACATCCGGCTCGATCATTTCAAGGGCAGGTATACCAAAAGCTGCCGTCTTGCCAGTACCTGTCTGGGCCTGGCCGATAACGTCTCTGCCTTCCATTATAAATGGTATTGCCTGAGACTGGATGGGTGTGGGTTCTTCAAATCCAATTTCCTCTATTCCTTTTTCCATATTGCCTGAGAGTTGAAGATCCTTAAAAGTTATTGATTCCATGTTATAAATTCCTTTAAATATAGATTGATTAGTTTGAAAATCATGAACGAAAGATATGATTCGGTGTCTATCCCCGAGTTTCGATGAAAATTCAAATATCAGCTTACAATGTTCCAGCTTGCCCTGTTATCAAAGCAAAAAAGATCAATGCTCCTCCTTCTAGTACAACAAGTCAGTTAAGCCTATCGGTAAGTATAGAAAAACATAGCGCATCCAGACAGACCTTGAAATTAAATAACCGGTATAAAGTATGCATATCAGCGCATCATATTTAAACAAATGAGGTCGATAAATAAATGGGCCTGCAAGATCAGAAAAATCCAAAAGGATCCTGATCAAAATTTGCAGCGGGGGTAACAGATATGTCAGAATGGGTCACAGCATTTGAAAAGGATACGCTAAGCGAAGATAAAATAAAGGTATACAAAGGACAGGACAAACAGATAGCATTGATCAGAAAAGCCGATCGGGTTTATGCACTTTTGAATGAATGTCCCCATGAGGGTTGTCCGCTCAAAAGCGGAACACTTGATGGTTATGTGCTAAAATGCGCCTGCCACAACTGGGGTTTTGATATCAGGACAGGCGAGAACGTTGATACGGGGGAATACGTGGACATGGAAGATCCACGGGTCGAGACCTTTGAAACAAAGGAAAATGATGGGAAAATAGAGATACTTATCTGAAGGTCAGAAATCATTAATATTCTTTCAAAGCAGTTCAGTCTGCCCAGAAAAACATCCACGAGAGCACTGCAGCGGCCAGATGGGTGAGATAAATAAGAGGAAAGTAACCCTTACCAATCCTGACCCAGGGATAGTAATTAACGAATCCGGGATTCCATTCGGAAAATTTGACCACAGGATTGACTATGAACCATGTGAAGTCCTCGATGACAAGTCCTGTGAAGTAGGCACTCATAAGTATTCCAAAAAGACGGCTATCCCAGCCATGAACAACCAGAGGCAGGGTTATCAGGAGAGGCCACATGACGAAGAATAAATAAAAATGATAGGCAGTGAGAGTTATGCTCTTGCTGAACTGTATCTTCCAGCCGAATTTTCCCCGGTTACCTGCATTCCTGCCCTCGACATATGCCTCCCAGAATGCCGTGGCTATCATTGCACCCCATATCCATGCAAATATCAGGTAAATGTTCACAATAGGAATCTGTTCTTTTAGTTTATTCTGTTTACGGACATACCGGAACTTATTATCAGACCAGGTGCTGACATAATTATTTCTGAAGCAAAATATATAGGCAGGTATTTATTGGAATATATTTATATTCTAAAAATATATAAATAAATACTGGAGTGATTGGACCCTGCTATCCCTCCCATACCAAATTTGAGGTGAACAATGAGCCGCATTATTAAAAATTCAAAAGCTGTTGCTCCTGTGGTTGGTACCATTGTAATGATTGCCGTTGCAGTCATCTTTGCATCTATTGCAGTTTCGGCATTTGGCCTGGATACGATAAAAAAAGCCCCGCAGGCAGACATAAGGGCTGTCAGTGACAGTATTGGTACGGATTCTGTAATCAAAATGATACATCAGGGTGGTGAGGAATTACTGCTTAGCGAGTCACGGACAAAGATATTGATTTCCGGAACTTCGGGTAATAATGGTGAAGTATCTTTCACAAATCTGAATACTGAAGATGATCGAAGATTCATAACTGGGGATTCGATCTACCTGTATATGTCAGGTGGGAATATCTGTATCGCTAACAACACCCTTCCAAATGCAGACCACACAGACATAGCCGGAAGCGGTGATACACTTCAGCTCAGGATTCTGGATGTTAACAGTCAGCAGATGATAGCCGATGTTGATGTCAGGTTTTAAACCGGATCAGTAACGCTACAGGCGTTACTACTGTTTTGATTTTATTTAGTTCAACATATTCAGTTTTGAGGTCAGTATTTTCTGTAAACTTTACTTCTATGTCCCACTTCAATTACGAAAATTACAAGTTTTTCACCTTCAATGCTCATAATAACACGATATTCTCCCACCCTCAGTGAATAAAGTGGAGTATCAGGAAATCCTTTGAGTTTTTTAAGATGTGTCTTCGGATCATCACTGATATCTTTGATAGAAGTAACTACTCGCTTTGCAACATCAGAGGGGAGCTTTTTAAGGTCTTTGAGTGCAGCGGATGAATAAAGTATTGAGTACATTACAGAAGCCCCAGTTCAGCCTCCACCTCTTCCTGTGTATAATACTTTCCACGCTTTAGATCTGCCAGAGCCTCTTCAATCCGGGATATGGTCTCATCGCTCAATGGCTCCTGATCATATGCCATATTCACCAGACGGGAAACTACTTCATTATAGGTTTCCCGTGGAAATAATTTCAGTTTGTCCAGGCTATCTTTCAATTCAGGATCTATCTTTATAGTGGTAACTGCAGACATATACCATAGTATAGTTCAGTATACTATAAATTCATTCCCCGGTTAAGACCAGTATGAGAGCGTATGCCAGGGAAAATAGAAAGAAAGAATCATTTCACCACTTTCTGCAACACGAAGAACGTATACCCGTACTCATCCGAATGTTCTCTGAAAACTTCCTTTTCCTTTCTGGAGAACTCTATTATCATTTCGGCGTCTTTATTGCCTTTGAACTTTGCTTCGGCTGATGCGAGCATTCTGTCAAAGTAGTTGTAATAATCGTCCCACCAAGCGGATGCAGGTAGTTTGAAGCTGGAGATTACCCTGTAGCCTGTGGACTCGATTACTTTTTCGGTTTCGGGAATGGTTTTTATGTCGGGGTAGGAAAAAAATTATTGGATAAGTTTTTTTCAATCTGAACTGATATATTGGGTTTTCTTCGGCACAATTAAGAAACGGTATATACGAGAATATACATACTTTGTTTAATGGGGAATCGGGTAATTGTTTTATTATTGATAGCTTCGCTTGCACTCAACGGATATCTCTGGGTATATGCCCAGCCTGCGGAAGATTCTGAGTTCAGACAGATGGAAGCAGAAATCGAATCACTGCAGGAACGAAACGATGAACTGAGGATGCAGGCAATGACAAATAACCAGTCTCTGCAGTCCTGCACAGCACAGCTTGATTTTTACAGGGAACGTATATTCGAACTTGAATCGGAATCCGGCAATATGACCGGCATAGAAGGCGCTGCTACTCTGCAGGCCCCTGCTGTTATCCAGCAGATAGAGGTGGTCGATGAGGGACCTTTCTTCAGGAGGGTTGTTACAGAAGAAGGAACCATGATAGATGTTTCAGTTGAAATCAATTCTGGAAAGGGCAGAGTTCTGGTCCAGACCGTCCCCCTGATGGGAGTTGTGTTCCAGGATGCTGCCAACACGGCCTCCTTTGTTGCCCAGGACGTAACAGGTACGAGCCTTGCTGGAAGTGATACAATTTTCAGCATCACAGCCGAGCAGGAAATACCCGGTGTTGACGGCCCCAGTGCCGGTGCACTGATGACACTTATAACAATATCAGCAATTGAGGGTGAACCGCTCAATCCTGACATCACTGTAACAGGTACCATTGATGATGAAGGCAATATCGGATCTGTTGGCGGACTTGTCGAGAAGGCACAGGCTGCAAGTAATAGTGGTAAGGAACTGTTCCTGATACCTGAAGAGAACCGGATGCTCACTATTGATGATATTAATGAACAGAGAATAGGTGATATAGTCATCAGTAACCAGAACTCGGAAACCTTTGAAGCAGAGAGCTATATCGAAGAAGAAGTTGGCATCGATGTAGAATATGTGGAAAACATAGACGATGTCATAGCCTATGCATTCACGAACACGGAATGAGAGTAAAAGAAGATCTTGAATTCAGGATATATCGTCCTGCACATTAAGTAAAGTTCAGAGCCTG
The window above is part of the Methanolobus zinderi genome. Proteins encoded here:
- a CDS encoding TRAM domain-containing protein, which produces MFNRNESTAPVEAGEKYDVTIEDIAREGDGIARVSGFVIFVPETQVGDEVTIEVTKVMRKFAFGQIAE
- the eif1A gene encoding translation initiation factor eIF-1A; this encodes MANYNSRKRKSNAGSKSDGAPQVVRVRIPRKEKNEVLATVSRLLGANRVRLQCMDGNVRMGRIPGSKKKRMWVHEGDIVIATPWSFQDEKADVIWKYTRPQANWLENRGYLK
- a CDS encoding DEAD/DEAH box helicase, coding for MESITFKDLQLSGNMEKGIEEIGFEEPTPIQSQAIPFIMEGRDVIGQAQTGTGKTAAFGIPALEMIEPDVRRVQVLVLCPTRELANQVADELNKLSKYKDIKILPVYGGQSINRQIRALKKGVQIVIGTPGRILDHIERKTLRIDNVSMVVLDEADEMLDMGFREDIEIILNNVPTTRQTILFSATMPRAIMKLTKRYQKDPQVVKTIHKKLTVPNVEQAYFEVKPHARPEVLCRLIDIYDAKSSLVFCNTKKGVDQLVETLKSRGYLADGLHGDMKQQQRERVMANFRKGDIETLVATDVAARGIDVENIELVFNYNVPQDEESYVHRIGRTGRAGRQGVAFTFVSGKEMYKLKNIQKYTKVKISRKKVPSRSDAEDIRANLLSQKVKDTIDEGHLGKYVHWVETLLEEDYTSLDVAAGLVKLMLAEDNK
- a CDS encoding Rieske (2Fe-2S) protein; its protein translation is MSEWVTAFEKDTLSEDKIKVYKGQDKQIALIRKADRVYALLNECPHEGCPLKSGTLDGYVLKCACHNWGFDIRTGENVDTGEYVDMEDPRVETFETKENDGKIEILI
- a CDS encoding type IV pilin encodes the protein MSRIIKNSKAVAPVVGTIVMIAVAVIFASIAVSAFGLDTIKKAPQADIRAVSDSIGTDSVIKMIHQGGEELLLSESRTKILISGTSGNNGEVSFTNLNTEDDRRFITGDSIYLYMSGGNICIANNTLPNADHTDIAGSGDTLQLRILDVNSQQMIADVDVRF
- a CDS encoding type II toxin-antitoxin system RelE family toxin, which translates into the protein MYSILYSSAALKDLKKLPSDVAKRVVTSIKDISDDPKTHLKKLKGFPDTPLYSLRVGEYRVIMSIEGEKLVIFVIEVGHRSKVYRKY
- a CDS encoding DUF7557 family protein; translation: MSAVTTIKIDPELKDSLDKLKLFPRETYNEVVSRLVNMAYDQEPLSDETISRIEEALADLKRGKYYTQEEVEAELGLL
- a CDS encoding S16 family serine protease, which codes for MGNRVIVLLLIASLALNGYLWVYAQPAEDSEFRQMEAEIESLQERNDELRMQAMTNNQSLQSCTAQLDFYRERIFELESESGNMTGIEGAATLQAPAVIQQIEVVDEGPFFRRVVTEEGTMIDVSVEINSGKGRVLVQTVPLMGVVFQDAANTASFVAQDVTGTSLAGSDTIFSITAEQEIPGVDGPSAGALMTLITISAIEGEPLNPDITVTGTIDDEGNIGSVGGLVEKAQAASNSGKELFLIPEENRMLTIDDINEQRIGDIVISNQNSETFEAESYIEEEVGIDVEYVENIDDVIAYAFTNTE